Part of the Cytophagia bacterium CHB2 genome is shown below.
AGTCTATGACAGAATAATTTGCCGGCAGAACGATTCAAAATAATTCTGCCGATAAATCATCCTGTCAAAGTTTTTGCGGCGATGCTCGGTGATCCCGGCCGTAGGCTCATTCGATTATTCCTGTTTCGCCACTTCAAACCAATCGATGTTGCGCGTCAAATACATCACAATCGCCAAAATCACGAACAAGCCGATGCTGCCCAGCAGCAGGGCGTAGTCTTGCAATTGCAAAATGATAAACAAAAAGCCGTACAGCAGCACGAGAATGCCGCTGATGATCAGCGCGATCAAATTGCTCTTCAGCATGCCTTTGGTGTAGGCGCCGATCAAAAGCACAATGGCCGCGCTCGCGATCAAATAAGCTTGATTGAAGGGAATATACTCTGAAATGGAGAGCAACAGCGTGTAGAATACCAGCAGCGCAAAACCAACGAGCAGATATTGAATCGGGTGCAGGATTTTCTTGTTCAGAATTTCCGTCATGAAAAACGCGAGAAACGTCAACGCAATGAACATGATGGCATATTTGGCGGTGCGCATGGTTTTTTGATATTCGTCGATCGGCAGCAGCAACTTGACGCCGAAGGCCGAGGCCATCAGCTCTTGATTGGGGCCGAGCCATTGTTGCGGATAATTGCGATTGAGATGCAAAACGTTCCATTCCGCGCTGAAACGATCGCGTTGCAACTCGCGCGTTGTCGGCAGAAAACCGCCGATAAAGCTGGGATTGCCCCAGGTTGCTGCAACTTTGACGTTGGTCTCTTTGCCCACCGGCAGAAATTGCAATTCACCGCTGCCATTAAGTTTTAGGTTTATGGCGAATGTATGGGAAGGCAAACCGGCGTCGATGCCGGGTTTGACGCTAATGCCGGAGTATAAAACATCTTTTGCATCGATGCCGGGATTAGCGACAAGCTCCGCGTCAAGCCATTTGATCACGACGGCTTCGCGAATGCCTTTCAAATCGCTCAGGCCGAGCGCCAGTACCGCCTCATGCCAAAGAATATTTTCCGGCGCGATGCCCAGCTCCTTGAAATTTGGCGGGGGAAAATTGCCGGTGATTTGCAAATCCGACAGATAAAGAATGACATCATAAATGCCGCGATGACGGATTTCCGGGGTTAGCTCGCCGGAAATCTGCAACCGATCCGGCAGGAAATGCGCATGCTCGACAACGGTTGTAACGGTTTTGCTGTCGCTGCTCGTGACGATCCTTTTATAGGGAATCGTCAGTATCGGGCCGGCAATGATTTGACTTTGCCCCCACTTTTCGCTCACCTCGCGCACG
Proteins encoded:
- the creD gene encoding cell envelope integrity protein CreD; its protein translation is MKNSSYKQSVGLRLLIIGALSLILLIPAFLIMALIDEREHRRDSAVREVSEKWGQSQIIAGPILTIPYKRIVTSSDSKTVTTVVEHAHFLPDRLQISGELTPEIRHRGIYDVILYLSDLQITGNFPPPNFKELGIAPENILWHEAVLALGLSDLKGIREAVVIKWLDAELVANPGIDAKDVLYSGISVKPGIDAGLPSHTFAINLKLNGSGELQFLPVGKETNVKVAATWGNPSFIGGFLPTTRELQRDRFSAEWNVLHLNRNYPQQWLGPNQELMASAFGVKLLLPIDEYQKTMRTAKYAIMFIALTFLAFFMTEILNKKILHPIQYLLVGFALLVFYTLLLSISEYIPFNQAYLIASAAIVLLIGAYTKGMLKSNLIALIISGILVLLYGFLFIILQLQDYALLLGSIGLFVILAIVMYLTRNIDWFEVAKQE